In Osmerus mordax isolate fOsmMor3 chromosome 16, fOsmMor3.pri, whole genome shotgun sequence, the genomic stretch ACGTTGATGGAGCGATTTTCACTTGTCtagaaaacaaataaaatatacgAGCTCTTTAGATTTTGACTTAGTTTATGGGATTTTTCACACTTTAATGGTAAAAATCTGTAGGGATTGACTTTATAGACCGCAAGGGCAGACAAACAAGAAAATAAGACACTTAAAGAAGCCAAGAGTTAATTATCCCGTCTTTACTGCCAGCTCTGAATAACAGCTTgtttaacaagttctgctcgagCTTCGCGTAACGGCAGCGGAAGCCTAACTTGGCACCGCTTTATCCGCTGCCCCGTTTGACCGGAACCCCCGTTAGACGAACAGAAGAACAGCATGAGCATATTCTTCTTTTGAAAAGGAGTGGAtagaaagaagggggggggggtaatcgtGGAAttatggaagagagagagagaaatagagagagggacgagggaGCAAGATAGAGACAGAAAACATTCAGGACACAATAGAATGACAAAGGGAAATAAAGAAAAGGTTTGAAacgtagagagagagcggtagagagagagagaggtagagagagctagatagagagaggtaaagagggagaggtagagagagagagagacagagagagacagagagaggtagagagagagacagagagagacagagagagagaggtagagagagagagagaggtagagagagacacaccttACTCTCTGTTTACTGTCACTCAGACTAgacagatgaagggatggatggatggtggtcggccagatggatggatggttggatgaTTAGATGGATGAGCAGACGATGTGAGCAGACGAGAGGGCAGAATCACGACGTCTCTGATCGTTCCTGTTCCTGCTGGCGCTGGCtggagcgtgggggggggggggggggggggggggggggggggtttacaaCGCCAGAGGTCTTAATGCTAACCCAGGCGTGCATGATAGGGTCACGCCCCGCCGTTGGGCCGTGAAATAAAAGCCATGGCCAGAGGGCATGGTCTGATGGGTTTCGAACCATTAACCCTAAACATTAAGCTCTAGTTTTCGCTGCAGTCCCGTCCTGTCCGATTCCGTTCTGAACAAAGACATTTAGATATTTTATATTTCGATTCGATCACAGTTTGATGACTCTAGATGTTGGCGGCGTCTGGGGAAGAGTGAGTTCCTGATTCTCCTTAGTGTGGTTACGCGACAACAGATCATTAGGATTATGACAATATTGTGGTTTTATTAACTCCAACAAGTGACGCTTCCCattgacccttgacctctacttcctgtcttATCCAGACATGCTCAGTAGAGTGCGAGGGCAGCCTGGACACCCTGAAGCTCCGCCTCTGCCAAGACGTCCTATTGGAGGAAGACGTGCTCGCCCTCGACAACGGCAAACAGGAAGCGGCGGGGGCGGAGCACCAGCTGGTGAAGAAATACGGCGGCTTCATGAAGCGTTACGGCGGCTTCATGACCAGGCGGTCTCCCGCGGCAACAGGTGGTGACTCGAACGCggcgacagaggagggaggggcgcgcGGAGACGGGAAGagccaggaacaggaagaggacatCCGCCTGGAGATCCTGAAGATCCTGAACGCAGAGGcggagggggcaggggctgagggcggggggaggagtCTAAGCGCTACGGGGGGGTTCATGAGGCGAGGGGGGTGGAGActtgggtctgggggaggggcttctagaggaaggggcggggcggggggctgAAGAAGCGCTATGGGGGGGTTTATGAGGAGGGGTTGGGCGACCTGAGTGGCTGGAGGATTCCAAGGGCTCCGGGGGGGTTCTGAAGAgagcctgggaggagggggggggagggggttcctGGGAGAGATCCAGAAGAGGTACGGGGGATTCATGGACTAGGGGAGACAcgccctctttcctcctcttcccccccacctcccacttcATCCCCTTGTCATCAGCCCTCactttccccctccttctctaacccccgcccctcccctcttaccctccttctctccccctcccctctaaacctcttcctccctttcttcctcccccctcctcctccctcctcctcctgtctcctacctcccctcctccctctcttcctccccctcctcctctctcctcctcccctcctccctcctcttccctcccaccctctcagtCTGGACTCAGTATAAACAGCATCTCTACTATTCGTTTCCTCGCTGTTGTAGAACTTGTTCTGTCACCTGGTTTGGACTGTATACAAAAATCTCATTCCGTTACACACCACagattatcatcatcatcatcattattattctaAATATGCTGTATATCGATAAGGAATATCCATCGTGTTTAACTGAGCAGAATGTCCTGGTTTTAATGTTGTTGTTATTTATTAAACACTGTTGACTGAAGAACAGGTGGAGCACGTTTTGTGGTTCACCTAATCAGAGCAAGGGTATTTGTTTACGTGTCTGTACgtttgtttacatgtttacGTTGTGCGTATTTGTTTACGTCTGCTGCCACACCCGGGCGTGTGTGTATAAGGACCAGTGTGttcctgtaggtgtgtgtgtgtgtgcccagcccGGTCTCTTCAGTCTGTGTAACAGTAACACAGCAGGTGTCTAGACTCCACCCCTCTACACCCCAGGTGTCCTCAGGACAGGTGTCCTCAGGACAACTCAGGGTGATGTGTGGAGTTTGGACAGCTGCTCTCCACACATGTTAACAGGAGGACTGGGGTATCACCTGCACCAACAGTTGGACTTTGCCCTGTGCACTGCAGGCAATTTGAAGGTGTACAGTTGCGAGactgggttggtgtgtgtgtcttgggtgcctgtgtgtgtgtctctcagaggggtgtgtgtgtgtgtgtgtgtcatcaaggTGGGTACTGATGATCTGTTTGAACCAACACGTGGATATGATCATGTAACAGGAGAAATCTACACAGCTGGAGCACagcaatcagagagagagagatgttgccACTAGGTTGGGGAATGACTCTCTTtataccccttctctctctttctatctctatctccctctttctttcaacCTTTCTATCACTTTTTCACTCTCAccactcttattctctctctctccatctctctccatctctctccatctctctccatctctttctccatctgtctccatctctttctccatctctctcctctccctccatctctctctctccatctctccctccacctctctctctctctccatcttcctccatctctccatctctccctccatctctctccatctctctctccgtctctctttctctccatcttcctccatctctccctccatctctctccatctctcttttctctccatcttcctccatctctccctccatctccctccatctctctttctctccatctccctccatctctctctctctccgtctctccctcatgTGGACGACCCCTCCTGTTTGAGTGTCCTGGTCCTCTGAGCCTGCTGGAACACAGAGCTGCTCATCATCCTTGTTTGCTAGTGTGGCAATTACAGCGCTAATGGCCGTGTGTTTTTGGCTAAAATGGGCCTTCATAATGACTGTGTTGTGGTGCCTCTCGTCTCAGATGAGGCCTTGACATGGTACGCCGCCGCCTCTGAATGGACTCATTTCATCTCTGCCAAAAAACACAGCAGTCATTTTCAACATCAATTAGCTGTACGAAAACCCAATAAACTCCACAAATCTGCAGATACAAACCGAGTCTGGCTATgtctgagagggggggagggaggaacccATCACACCCGTCGCTACACGCCCGCGGCCTCATCTCCAGAACCCACAACACCCCCACAACACCCCCCGCAACACCCCCGCAAACACCCCCGCAACACCCCCAAAACACCCCACAACACCCCCACAACACCCCCACAACACCCCCACAACACCCCCACAACACCTCCACAACACCCCCAAAACACCCCCACAACACCCCCCACAACACCCCCACAACACCCCCACAACACCCCCACAACACCCCACAAAACACCCCCACAACACCCCCACAACACCCCCAACAACACCCCCCACAACACCTCCACAACACCCCCAAAACACCCCCCACAACACCCCCACAACACCCCCACAACACCCCCACAACACCCCCACAACACCCCCACAACACCTCCACAACACCCCCCAAAACACCCCCACAACACCCCCACAACACCCCCACAACACCCCCCACAACACCCCCACAACACCCCCACAACACCTCCACAACACCCCCAAAAcacccccacaacacccctacaacacccccacaacaccccccaaaacaccaacccccccacaacacccccacaacacccccacaacacccccacaacacccccacaacacccccaaaacaccaacacccccacaacacccccacaacacccccacaacacccctACAACACCCCCAAAACACCCCCACAACACCCCCACAACACCCCCAAAACACCAACACCCCCACAACACCCCCACAACACCCCCAAAACACCAACACCCCCACAGCACCTCAGCCAGGCCTCCCCTACTCGGGGACCACTGCGTTTAAACGCTGCCATTTCAGACGCAGGCACAGAGAACATTCCAGTACTCCAGGGCGATTATCTTCAAGTGTTTACAACGACGTGTCTTCGTCTGTGATTCCTCTGACGGCTGAGTGTGTTTGCAGATGAACGatgttcctgctcctcctcacagcTCAAGTTGAAAGGTGGTGACATCTTAACAACTCCACCTCAATCGATATACTGACTACTATACCCATAAATACAGAGTACTACCCAGCTCTGTGGAGCTATGAAGGGCAGAGGCTGTGTTTCATAGAGAAATTCAAGGATAAGAATAACAGAAGACAATAAAACCAGGAAGTGTTGTATAAGGCAAAGTCCCTTTTTTTTGGGACAAATGTACAAACACATTGTGCCTTGATTGTTTGTATCACTATTGTACAATAATaatttacaaaaaaaataagGCAAAGTCCCAATCACAGGCAGGACGGTTATCATGTGTCAGTCAGGCTCGGCCTATGACAGCCTTCTCCAGCCACAGGGCCTCGACCTTAGTTGCAAGGCTAACACGCAcgcgaatacacacacacacgctgaggaCATCAACGACTATAGTGAATTAATACAGAAAAGTATAAAGGATATGGGAACCTGACACTGAATGACATGATGTAGGATTGTACTTCACTACTAGTTGTGATATAGACAAACTGTAAATTATTCAATTTCTCCCGTAGACCTCCtcaacaaatcaaatcaaaacctCTGTATATAATCTCATTTTTTGCTCACCTTTGCTGACAGGCCTACAGTATTATTGAACACGGCTTTACAAATTGCTCGGTAGGCTATATTGTGGAATCGTGTATGACACTAGCCCGAATGATAAACGATCACGTCCACACATCAGCCGACTTCGTTAGTTAACTGTTTAAACCGTCTGAGTTGGTATGTTCTCAATGAAATTGCACTTTTTAGTCTGTTCGCTTCGACGACTCAGTTCTCTTGTCTTAGCATCCAACAGATGTTCGATTTCACGCAGTCAGCCTCATGAATCAACCAACCCACACACGGGAGAAACATCTAAGATCGTGACACAAAAGATAAATTGTGATCATTAATAAATGCAAATTCACTTTATCTCTTCTCAGCCTGTTGCCATTCTGAAGGATAATTGATTACACTCTCCGATATGACAGTCAGAGACCAAATTAATAGCACTAAAAGTTTTAAATGAAAggaaaacgttttttttgtgttcaaGTCAGGTTGAGATAGCGAGGAGAAACCACAATGAATATTTGTTCTTAAATATTATTTTAagattacattattaccaaacATCCACACTCGTCCCACAATCCCTTGCGAAAGCCGAGTGCATTGAATTCATGACAGCGTTCTCGTGCCCTAACCAGGCGCCCACTCACTAACACAGGGAGGTGCGCGTATCCCCACAGCCCTTCAAACTTTGTTTTACTACGGTTCCAGTAACTGACGAAACGGATAAGCAAACACGTCGTAAGTCCAGGTAAAATAAACCCTTCAAATAGCATATTATGCTAACTGTTTAAACTGTTATTCGGAACGGGTTTCTAAATAGGATTTAACGGCTTTTTATCTTCTCCGCCCTGTTGGCGGAGATTTGCTAGAGCAAAGGTTACATAGCCCAGCTAAAAACTGAAAGCGTTTCGTTACATACACTAACTATTCTGGCGTATCAATTATATCAATTTCACGTTTACAAATATATATTGTCGTGCtcacatctgcacttgtcgtttGTTGACAATGATAACAAACAGCATGGCGCAAGGTTCCGTTTAGAGGGAAAAGAAGATTTCCGTTATAGGAGTGGTCGGGTTTATAATAAACTGGAGCGATAAATTCTGTCAGATTATTTTCTATGCTGTGAAACCACATACACTTCCGTGTAAATATGGAGCGTTATTTGTACAAAAACACTTAACCTAACATAGTTTGATCGTTCTGTTTTGCAGATACCGTCAAAATGAACTTCTTAGTGGAAACACTTCAGGTGATTTTTCTGTCGTTCTACTACTACATCGAGGTGATAGttcgcctcttcatctctccgaAGCGGAAGAATGTCACCGGAGAGATTGTGCTTATCACTGGGGCAGGCAGCGGCATCGGCCGGCTGATGGCCCTTGAGTTTTCCGCCCTGGGCGTCTCTCTCGTGCTCTGGGACATCAATCAGGACGGGATGAAGGAGACAGCGCGGTTGGCTAAGGAGGCAGGCGCGGTCCGGGTATCCTACTACCTCTGTGACTGCAGCGACAAGGCCGAAGTGTACCGAGTAGCGGATCAGGTAGGGAAACACGGCTAGGCCTGAAGTTTTGGAAGGCGTTTtaaacactgctctctcttaCACAACAGGCCTACAAGTTAGCTAATGAACACCTATTTGTTTTGTAACTGTGACCAGTGATTTTACGTGCAGGAAACGACGTATTAACACACCACTTGACATAATTGAGAAGATTTCCTCAGCAATGTAGAGAAAACCTCCAGTTTGGTCCATCATGTGTCCTTTActctaaccctcccctctctaaccctcccctctctaaccctccccactctaaccctcccctctctaaccctcccctctctaaccctcccctctctatccctcccctctctaaccctcccctctctaaccctcccctctctaaccctcccctctctaaccctaaccccctctaaccctcccctctctaaccctcccctctccaaccctcccctctctaaccctaaccctctctaacactcccctctctaacactcccctctctaacactcccctctctaaccctcccctctctaaccctcccctctctaaccctcccctctctaaccctaaccctctctaaccctaaccctctctaacactcccctctctaaccctcccctctctaaccctcccctctctaaccctcccctctctaaccctcccctctctaaccctcccctctctaaccctcccctctATGCCTAGCTAGCAGACATGCCCCAGTGTGAACAGGGGACTGGGGTAAATATAATGAGCATGATACACTCCCCCTGAGgcacagggaggagagtgaacaagagagaagaatagggagggagagtgctgTTTCATAAACATCCTTTGTTTctggagggcgtgtgtgtgtgtgtgtgtgtgtgtgtgtgtgtgtgtgtgtggcagcttaTGAAAGGTGACTCCACGCCACCATGAAACTGACACTCTACTAAACTGTCAAACCAGTTTGAAGCTGTAATCAATGAGAGAGGTTGCGATTTAGTACACCTGaacatgacccctgacctctaacCCTAGAGCGTTAGAGCATTTGGCTGCAGAACAAGAGTTTGCAGGTTT encodes the following:
- the penka gene encoding LOW QUALITY PROTEIN: proenkephalin a (The sequence of the model RefSeq protein was modified relative to this genomic sequence to represent the inferred CDS: deleted 3 bases in 2 codons), translating into MLVMGACFALAVGADCGRDCALCVYRLLGQQANITPRTCSVECEGSLDTLKLRLCQDVLLEEDVLALDNGKQEAAGAEHQLVKKYGGFMKRYGGFMTRRSPAATGGDSNAATEEGGARGDGKSQEQEEDIRLEILKILNAEAEGAGAEGGGRSLSATGGFMRSAMGGFMRRVGRPEWLEDSKGSGGVLKRAWEEGGRGFLGEIQKRYGGFMD